The following coding sequences are from one Tubulanus polymorphus chromosome 12, tnTubPoly1.2, whole genome shotgun sequence window:
- the LOC141914191 gene encoding histone H1-like, protein MSDAASPKKAAAAAAKKVAKPKAQHPSTAVMVKAAISNLASKTGSSLVAIKNYIEANYKGIDMQRQSRFIRTNLSDGVVKGIYVRHQGKGTGASGSFRLSQDTKKAEKAAAKPKPAKKPAAKKADAAAKKPAAKKKATTAKKTATAKKTKSPAKKAAKPKKAKSPAKKKPAAKSAAKKKTPAKGKKPAKK, encoded by the coding sequence ATGTCTGACGCAGCATCTCCGAAGAaggccgccgccgccgccgccaagAAGGTCGCCAAGCCGAAAGCTCAACACCCGTCCACCGCCGTCATGGTGAAAGCCGCCATCAGCAACCTGGCCAGCAAGACCGGTTCGTCGTTAGTGGCCATCAAGAACTACATCGAGGCCAACTACAAGGGCATCGACATGCAACGCCAGAGCCGATTCATCCGAACCAACTTGTCCGACGGAGTCGTCAAAGGCATCTACGTCCGACACCAGGGAAAAGGCACCGGCGCCTCGGGTAGCTTCCGCCTGAGCCAGGACACGAAGAAGGCCGAGAAAGCAGCAGCCAAACCAAAGCCGGCGAAGAAACCAGCCGCCAAGAAGGCAGACGCCGCTGCCAAGAAACCGGCCGCTAAGAAGAAGGCCACTACTGCCAAGAAAACCGCCACCGCCAAGAAGACGAAGTCGCCGGCCAAGAAAGCAGCCAAGCCGAAGAAGGCTAAGTCTCCAGCAAAGAAGAAGCCCGCTGCGAAGTCCGCCGCCAAAAAGAAGACACCAGCCAAGGGAAAGAAACCAGCCAAGAAGTAA